The following proteins are encoded in a genomic region of Candidatus Nanopelagicales bacterium:
- a CDS encoding alpha/beta hydrolase, with protein sequence MFDCGKLAPHRATHRRESFAIAVTAVALLALAACGSPAADSGNPSTPASAATSGDFGRMVTVGGGRSVYLECRGTGSPTVVLVSGTGGAADEWTDAVDPADPAAGPKPSASAVLPTVSSFARVCAYDRPGTRLENGALSPSTQVQQPTTAQDGVNDLRAVLAAADERAPYVLVGASWGAMIVALYARTHSAQVSGLVTVDGASQFLKNTFTPAQWSDWMDKVEAMKSVKGSEVPDYESSIREIRAAPPMPHLVPAAVLTSDHPWDLQVGSSGSTWPAWLAAQNRLAAQLHARHINDTDSGHGIGVEQPQLVTSAIREVVDQARE encoded by the coding sequence GTGTTTGACTGCGGGAAACTGGCACCGCACCGCGCGACACATCGGCGTGAGTCGTTCGCCATCGCTGTTACCGCCGTCGCGTTGTTAGCGCTGGCAGCGTGTGGAAGTCCCGCCGCAGATTCTGGCAATCCGAGCACCCCCGCCAGTGCGGCCACCTCCGGCGACTTCGGGCGAATGGTGACCGTAGGTGGTGGTCGCAGCGTCTACCTGGAATGCCGGGGCACCGGATCTCCGACCGTCGTTCTCGTGTCCGGCACGGGCGGCGCGGCTGACGAGTGGACCGATGCCGTCGACCCCGCCGATCCCGCGGCCGGTCCGAAGCCGAGTGCGTCCGCGGTCCTTCCGACCGTCTCCTCGTTTGCGCGAGTGTGCGCATATGACCGTCCCGGTACCAGGCTGGAAAACGGTGCGCTGAGCCCCTCGACGCAAGTCCAACAGCCCACAACCGCCCAGGACGGCGTCAACGACCTACGGGCGGTGTTGGCTGCGGCTGATGAACGTGCGCCGTATGTGCTGGTCGGAGCGTCGTGGGGCGCGATGATCGTTGCCTTGTACGCGCGCACTCACTCTGCCCAGGTTTCTGGACTGGTCACCGTCGACGGCGCTTCGCAGTTTCTCAAGAACACCTTCACCCCGGCGCAGTGGTCAGATTGGATGGACAAGGTTGAAGCGATGAAATCGGTAAAGGGTTCTGAGGTGCCCGACTACGAATCCAGCATCCGCGAGATTCGAGCCGCCCCGCCGATGCCGCACCTCGTGCCTGCAGCCGTGCTCACCTCAGATCACCCGTGGGATCTTCAGGTCGGAAGCAGTGGGTCGACCTGGCCCGCGTGGCTTGCCGCCCAGAACCGCCTCGCCGCGCAACTGCATGCTCGTCACATCAACGACACCGATAGCGGACACGGAATCGGTGTCGAGCAACCGCAACTGGTGACGAGTGCAATTCGCGAGGTAGTCGACCAGGCGCGGGAATAG